A region from the Nocardioides exalbidus genome encodes:
- a CDS encoding DUF6326 family protein: MSTHQTTATTLHDQPVPVRIKLAAAWTSFMFLYAYVDILNFFTPGVVGEILDGRVFEFDLSQTFSTSALALMAVPILMVVLSTALPAGASRTANIVVASLYVPVTVFNVVGESWVLFYGLGIVLELALLAFVVRSAWTWPRTATASPADAVDRLVRGTSA; this comes from the coding sequence ATGAGCACACACCAGACCACCGCCACCACCCTGCACGACCAGCCGGTCCCGGTGAGGATCAAGCTCGCCGCCGCATGGACGAGCTTCATGTTCCTCTACGCCTACGTGGACATCCTCAACTTCTTCACGCCCGGCGTCGTCGGGGAGATCCTCGACGGCCGGGTCTTCGAGTTCGACCTCTCGCAGACGTTCTCCACCTCGGCGCTCGCCCTCATGGCCGTGCCCATCCTCATGGTCGTGCTGTCGACGGCGCTGCCGGCCGGTGCGAGCCGCACCGCGAACATCGTGGTGGCCTCGCTCTACGTCCCGGTCACGGTCTTCAACGTGGTGGGCGAGTCCTGGGTGCTGTTCTACGGCCTCGGCATCGTGCTCGAGCTCGCGCTCCTCGCGTTCGTCGTACGCTCCGCCTGGACCTGGCCGCGCACCGCGACGGCGTCACCCGCAGATGCCGTAGACCGGCTCGTCCGCGGAACCTCCGCCTGA
- a CDS encoding Fur family transcriptional regulator — translation MTSTEHTPSSPGPAADSPQRTVRPTRQRRAVAAALAGFDDFRSAQEIHDLIQKQGDSVGLATVYRTLAALADAGEVDMLRNEDGEAIWRSCSDTHHHHLVCRTCGATVEVEGPAVERWTNAIAQEHGYGDISHTLEIFGTCPACR, via the coding sequence ATGACGAGCACTGAACACACCCCCTCCTCCCCCGGACCCGCGGCGGACTCCCCGCAGCGGACCGTCCGGCCCACCCGCCAGCGTCGCGCCGTCGCGGCCGCCCTGGCGGGCTTCGACGACTTCCGGAGCGCCCAGGAGATCCACGACCTGATCCAGAAGCAGGGCGACTCGGTCGGGCTCGCGACCGTCTACCGCACCCTCGCGGCGCTCGCCGACGCCGGCGAGGTCGACATGCTGCGCAACGAGGACGGCGAGGCCATCTGGCGCAGCTGCTCGGACACGCACCACCACCACCTCGTGTGCCGCACGTGCGGCGCGACCGTCGAGGTCGAGGGACCGGCCGTGGAGCGCTGGACCAACGCGATCGCCCAGGAGCACGGCTATGGCGACATCAGCCACACGCTGGAGATCTTCGGGACCTGTCCCGCGTGCCGCTAG
- a CDS encoding LCP family protein — protein MTDETTPTPASPTRRSRRRTVLKVVLVSALVLALVTGVGTWLFVRHLDGNIETGSLDELGPGRPERQYTGNGKPLNILVMGDDSRAGPGNRIDDEAGAGGSDTTILVHLSADRSRAYAVSIPRDSIVDRPACNGGESPAATDVMWNAAFTVGQEFCTADQFEQMTDVLLDHYVVVDFNGFGQMVDAVDGVPVCVPYDIVDRANGIFVPAGDPSVLRGDQALDYFRARYVGDQLEQNDISRIRRQQEFIGALVRTVQSAGTLARPDRVVRFLNAATKSLRTDEELGSVTQIARIALQLQDIGLDKVQFVTLPTEYYDVDSDLSGKVYWTPDAFRIWDLLNRDEVLPASLIGDTSVDAEGPRGGKGSGGAGSGGSSGGSSGGGSADEPVYGICG, from the coding sequence ATGACGGACGAGACCACGCCCACTCCCGCGTCGCCGACCCGTCGCAGCCGCCGGCGCACGGTACTCAAGGTCGTCCTCGTGAGCGCGCTGGTGCTCGCGCTCGTCACCGGCGTGGGCACCTGGCTCTTCGTGCGGCACCTCGACGGCAACATCGAGACGGGGTCGCTCGACGAGCTCGGTCCGGGACGTCCCGAGCGGCAGTACACCGGCAACGGCAAGCCGCTCAACATCCTCGTCATGGGGGACGACAGCCGTGCCGGGCCGGGCAACCGCATCGACGACGAGGCGGGAGCCGGCGGGTCCGACACCACGATCCTCGTGCACCTCTCCGCCGATCGCAGCCGGGCGTACGCCGTCTCCATCCCGCGCGACTCGATCGTCGACCGCCCGGCCTGCAACGGTGGTGAGTCCCCGGCGGCCACCGACGTGATGTGGAACGCGGCGTTCACCGTCGGCCAGGAGTTCTGCACGGCCGACCAGTTCGAGCAGATGACGGACGTCCTGCTCGACCACTACGTGGTCGTCGACTTCAACGGCTTCGGCCAGATGGTCGACGCGGTCGACGGGGTCCCGGTGTGCGTGCCCTACGACATCGTCGACCGGGCCAACGGGATCTTCGTGCCGGCGGGCGACCCGTCCGTGCTCCGGGGCGACCAGGCGCTCGACTACTTCCGCGCGCGCTACGTCGGCGACCAGCTGGAGCAGAACGACATCTCCCGGATCCGCCGCCAGCAGGAGTTCATCGGAGCGCTCGTCCGGACGGTCCAGTCCGCCGGCACCCTGGCCCGGCCCGACCGGGTCGTCCGGTTCCTGAACGCGGCCACGAAGTCGCTGCGCACCGACGAGGAGCTCGGCTCGGTGACGCAGATCGCGCGGATCGCGCTGCAGCTGCAGGACATCGGTCTCGACAAGGTGCAGTTCGTGACCCTGCCGACGGAGTACTACGACGTGGACTCCGACCTCAGCGGCAAGGTGTACTGGACCCCGGACGCCTTCCGGATCTGGGACCTCCTCAACCGCGACGAGGTGCTGCCCGCCAGCCTCATCGGTGACACGTCGGTCGATGCCGAGGGACCCAGGGGCGGGAAGGGCTCGGGTGGCGCGGGCTCGGGCGGGTCCTCGGGCGGATCGTCAGGCGGAGGTTCCGCGGACGAGCCGGTCTACGGCATCTGCGGGTGA
- a CDS encoding HNH endonuclease signature motif containing protein, with amino-acid sequence MSEVLAAVREAGVDDLTAFALLAALRDRKAVEDQAAADQLDLAARWADLHPPESIHLAAAFTTPGSEHEEPIAGEGCPLVTEFCVAELGAVLGISSTAAKKLIGHALELRHRLPRLWHQVHAGTVPAWRARSVAEATIHAVPSLTREAAGWVDDQVSAVAGKVGVAQLDRLVAEAIKRYDLAQPDPASDPEDGYLYVDPRHVTVHDQDVHFAGTIHVEADLDLADGIDLDHTLAHDAATQKALGSTETLDVRRAKALGNLARTQTALDLAATAFSSGGRVADEERGGVSRPDLPNLPAAREVVLHAHFDADITSEGTVFGPTGRMENRQKLLLLEQLQAWCGDSRTTITVKPVIDLNQNLTAPGYEIPDRIREQVILRDRTCVFPHCTRPARACDIDHISPYDHDAEAEGRPQPGPTRSDNLACLCRSHHRLKTFTAWRYAMTEPGVFEWTSPHGHQFRRDRSGTTPVEPARP; translated from the coding sequence ATGAGCGAAGTACTGGCAGCGGTCCGCGAGGCAGGGGTCGACGACCTCACTGCCTTCGCCCTGCTCGCTGCCCTGCGCGACCGCAAGGCCGTCGAGGACCAGGCAGCAGCCGACCAGCTCGACCTCGCCGCCCGCTGGGCCGACCTCCACCCACCCGAGTCGATCCACCTCGCCGCCGCCTTCACCACCCCCGGCTCGGAGCACGAGGAACCGATCGCGGGCGAGGGCTGCCCGTTGGTGACGGAGTTCTGTGTCGCCGAGCTCGGCGCCGTTCTCGGGATCTCGTCGACCGCTGCGAAGAAGCTCATCGGGCATGCCCTCGAGCTCCGCCACCGCCTTCCCCGACTCTGGCACCAGGTCCACGCCGGCACGGTGCCCGCGTGGCGTGCCCGGTCGGTCGCCGAAGCGACCATCCACGCTGTTCCTTCGCTGACCCGTGAGGCCGCTGGGTGGGTCGACGACCAAGTCAGTGCGGTCGCCGGCAAGGTCGGTGTCGCGCAGCTCGACCGCCTCGTCGCCGAAGCCATCAAGCGCTACGACCTTGCTCAACCAGATCCCGCGTCGGATCCGGAGGACGGCTACCTGTACGTCGACCCGCGGCACGTCACCGTGCACGACCAGGACGTGCACTTCGCCGGCACCATCCACGTCGAGGCCGACCTCGACCTCGCCGACGGCATCGACCTCGACCACACCCTCGCCCACGACGCCGCGACTCAGAAGGCCCTCGGCTCCACCGAGACCCTCGACGTCCGCCGCGCCAAGGCCCTCGGCAACCTCGCCCGCACCCAGACCGCCCTCGACCTCGCCGCCACCGCCTTCTCTTCGGGTGGTCGAGTGGCCGACGAGGAACGAGGAGGCGTATCGAGACCCGACCTCCCCAACCTTCCGGCGGCCCGCGAGGTGGTCCTCCACGCCCACTTCGACGCAGACATCACCAGCGAGGGCACGGTCTTCGGGCCCACCGGACGGATGGAGAACCGCCAGAAGCTCCTGCTCCTCGAGCAGCTCCAGGCGTGGTGCGGCGACTCCCGCACCACGATCACCGTGAAGCCGGTCATCGACCTCAACCAGAACCTCACCGCACCCGGCTACGAGATCCCCGACCGGATCCGCGAGCAAGTGATCCTGCGCGACCGCACCTGCGTCTTCCCCCACTGCACCAGGCCAGCCAGGGCCTGCGACATCGACCACATCAGCCCGTACGACCACGACGCCGAAGCCGAAGGCCGACCACAACCCGGACCCACACGGTCCGACAACCTCGCCTGCCTGTGCCGCTCCCACCACCGACTCAAGACCTTCACCGCCTGGCGCTACGCCATGACCGAACCCGGCGTGTTCGAATGGACCTCACCCCACGGCCACCAGTTCAGACGCGACCGATCAGGCACCACCCCGGTCGAGCCCGCACGACCATGA
- the leuA gene encoding 2-isopropylmalate synthase, which translates to MTNLSNTANQQSTSPMPFGRYTPFVPVDVPDRTWPTRKVEKAPRWLSTDLRDGNQALIDPMTPARKLTMFELLVKMGYKEIEVGFPSASQTDFDFVRKLIDEDRIPDDVQISVLTQAREDLIERTVESLVGAPRATVHLYNATAPLFQRVVFGVTPDECRNIAVRGTEMVMKYAEERLGGIVGTEDFGYQYSPEIFTQTDTDFALSVCEAVSDVWQPEAGREIILNLPATVEMSTPNTYADQIEYFGRGLTRREHSAISLHPHNDRGTAVAATELALMAGADRVEGCLFGHGERTGNVDLVTLGMNLFSQGIDPQVDFGDIDEVRRTVEYCTGLPVHPRHPYAGDLVYTAFSGSHQDAIKKGLEDLDKRAADQGIDVRDIAWEAPYLPIDPKDVGRTYEAVIRVNSQSGKGGVAYVLKTEHKLDLPRRAQIEFSRVVQQHTDAEGGEITPEEIWAVFRAEYLDRATPLRLNSIHTSSATGQKDALDVNVYVDGVAQALHGEGNGPLSAFIAAINELPHDFDVRLLDYAEHTLAASGDSLAAAYVELVVHGTTYWGVGIDANIVTASLKAVVSAVNRA; encoded by the coding sequence ATGACCAACCTGAGCAACACCGCCAACCAGCAGTCGACGAGCCCCATGCCGTTCGGCCGCTACACGCCCTTCGTGCCCGTCGACGTGCCCGACCGCACGTGGCCGACCAGGAAGGTCGAGAAGGCGCCGCGCTGGCTCTCCACCGACCTGCGCGACGGCAACCAGGCCCTGATCGACCCGATGACCCCGGCCCGCAAGCTCACCATGTTCGAGCTGCTGGTGAAGATGGGCTACAAGGAGATCGAGGTCGGCTTCCCGAGCGCGAGCCAGACCGACTTCGACTTCGTCCGCAAGCTCATCGACGAGGACCGGATCCCCGACGACGTCCAGATCTCGGTGCTGACCCAGGCCCGCGAGGACCTCATCGAGCGCACCGTCGAGTCTCTGGTCGGTGCCCCGCGCGCCACCGTCCACCTCTACAACGCGACCGCACCGCTCTTCCAGCGCGTGGTCTTCGGCGTGACGCCCGACGAGTGCCGCAACATCGCGGTCCGCGGCACCGAGATGGTGATGAAGTACGCCGAGGAGCGCCTCGGCGGCATCGTGGGCACCGAGGACTTCGGCTACCAGTACAGCCCGGAGATCTTCACCCAGACCGACACCGACTTCGCGCTGAGCGTGTGCGAGGCCGTCTCCGACGTCTGGCAGCCCGAGGCCGGCCGCGAGATCATCCTCAACCTGCCGGCGACCGTCGAGATGTCGACGCCGAACACCTACGCCGACCAGATCGAGTACTTCGGCCGCGGCCTGACCCGCCGCGAGCACTCCGCGATCAGCCTGCACCCGCACAACGACCGCGGCACGGCCGTCGCCGCCACCGAGCTGGCCCTGATGGCCGGCGCCGACCGCGTCGAGGGCTGCCTGTTCGGCCACGGCGAGCGCACCGGCAACGTCGACCTGGTGACCCTGGGCATGAACCTGTTCAGCCAGGGCATCGACCCGCAGGTCGACTTCGGCGACATCGACGAGGTCCGCCGCACGGTCGAGTACTGCACCGGCCTGCCGGTCCACCCGCGCCACCCCTACGCGGGCGACCTCGTCTACACCGCCTTCTCCGGCTCCCACCAGGACGCCATCAAGAAGGGCCTGGAGGACCTCGACAAGCGGGCCGCCGACCAGGGCATCGACGTGCGCGACATCGCGTGGGAGGCGCCGTACCTCCCCATCGACCCCAAGGACGTCGGCCGCACCTACGAGGCCGTGATCCGGGTCAACAGCCAGTCCGGCAAGGGCGGCGTGGCCTACGTCCTCAAGACCGAGCACAAGCTCGACCTGCCCCGCCGCGCGCAGATCGAGTTCAGCCGCGTCGTGCAGCAGCACACCGACGCCGAGGGCGGCGAGATCACACCCGAGGAGATCTGGGCCGTCTTCCGCGCCGAGTACCTCGACCGCGCGACCCCGCTGAGGCTCAACTCCATCCACACCTCGTCCGCCACCGGCCAGAAGGACGCGCTCGACGTCAACGTCTACGTCGACGGGGTGGCCCAGGCGCTGCACGGCGAGGGCAACGGCCCGCTGTCGGCGTTCATCGCCGCGATCAACGAGCTGCCGCACGACTTCGACGTCCGGCTCCTCGACTACGCCGAGCACACCCTCGCCGCCAGCGGCGACTCGCTCGCCGCGGCCTACGTCGAGCTCGTGGTCCACGGGACGACCTACTGGGGCGTGGGCATCGACGCCAACATCGTCACCGCCTCGCTCAAGGCCGTGGTCAGCGCCGTCAACCGCGCCTGA
- a CDS encoding septum formation family protein, whose protein sequence is MTPVPKVVAAVAAVVALLLALTACTGSTSGPDEPPVTTPTPTETVPPDPGPTPKVGECHDLSFRQAIAVIGRTAPVRCGRPHTAQTYFVGRLDLTTEAGHVRRPDSRAAQRQARTACTSRLPRHLARTPLELRLSMAQAVWFTPSVNRAAAGADWFRCDVVVVASPRQLMRLPKQTKGWGEAPAITMCATAAPGTRAFRRVTCGSTHTWRATTTVDIPGKVLPKDAAIADRMEATCRDAARAGADDPLDFTWSQESPTQEQWDAGQRYGICWVPA, encoded by the coding sequence ATGACCCCCGTGCCCAAGGTCGTCGCAGCCGTCGCAGCCGTCGTCGCGCTGCTGCTCGCGCTCACCGCGTGCACCGGGTCCACGTCCGGGCCGGACGAGCCGCCGGTCACGACACCGACTCCCACCGAGACGGTCCCGCCCGACCCGGGCCCGACGCCGAAGGTCGGCGAGTGCCACGACCTGTCCTTCCGGCAGGCCATCGCGGTCATCGGCCGCACCGCGCCGGTGAGGTGCGGGCGTCCGCACACCGCGCAGACCTACTTCGTGGGCCGGCTCGACCTGACCACCGAGGCAGGCCACGTGCGCCGACCCGACTCCCGCGCCGCGCAGCGCCAGGCCCGCACGGCCTGCACGTCGCGGCTCCCCCGCCACCTCGCCCGTACGCCGCTGGAGCTGAGGCTGAGCATGGCGCAGGCCGTCTGGTTCACCCCGAGCGTGAACCGCGCGGCGGCAGGGGCGGACTGGTTCCGCTGCGACGTGGTCGTCGTCGCCTCGCCGCGCCAGCTGATGCGGCTGCCGAAGCAGACGAAGGGTTGGGGCGAGGCGCCGGCCATCACCATGTGTGCCACCGCGGCCCCCGGGACGAGGGCCTTCCGGCGCGTCACCTGCGGGTCGACGCACACGTGGCGCGCGACGACCACCGTCGACATCCCCGGCAAGGTGCTGCCGAAGGACGCGGCCATCGCCGACCGGATGGAGGCGACCTGCCGCGACGCGGCGCGCGCCGGCGCCGACGACCCGCTCGACTTCACGTGGTCGCAGGAGAGCCCGACCCAGGAGCAGTGGGACGCGGGCCAGCGCTACGGCATCTGCTGGGTCCCGGCCTGA
- a CDS encoding flavodoxin family protein: protein MPSLLVVHHSPTPSVAVLTDAVVAGASDDAIEDVEVVVRPALEATADDVLAADGFVLGTPANFGYMSGALKHFFDSTFLAAGGALSEDGSAASAEGGRKPFGLYVHGRYDTTGAVRSVQSIVGALPWRQAAPVLEVTGEVGAADRESAYDLGGTLAALVMGG, encoded by the coding sequence ATGCCCAGTTTGTTGGTGGTGCACCACTCCCCCACCCCGTCGGTCGCCGTCCTGACCGACGCGGTGGTCGCGGGCGCGTCCGACGACGCGATCGAGGACGTGGAGGTCGTCGTCCGTCCGGCGCTCGAGGCGACGGCCGACGACGTGCTCGCCGCCGACGGCTTCGTCCTCGGCACCCCGGCCAACTTCGGCTACATGAGCGGCGCGCTCAAGCACTTCTTCGACTCGACCTTCCTGGCCGCCGGCGGCGCACTGTCCGAGGACGGGTCGGCCGCCAGCGCGGAGGGCGGCCGGAAGCCGTTCGGCCTCTACGTCCACGGCCGCTACGACACGACCGGCGCCGTGCGATCGGTGCAGTCGATCGTCGGTGCCCTGCCCTGGCGCCAGGCGGCGCCGGTCCTCGAGGTGACGGGCGAGGTCGGCGCCGCGGACCGGGAGTCGGCGTACGACCTCGGCGGGACGCTGGCGGCCCTGGTGATGGGTGGGTGA
- a CDS encoding class I SAM-dependent methyltransferase produces the protein MTFEVAGDAYDRFMGRYSRPLALALVDWLGPDPGSRVVDVGCGPGALTGVLVDRLGAEHVAAADPTAPFVEACRERNPGVDVRRAPAEDLPFDDGSFDVAAANLVVHFMADPVAGLTEMARVTRSGGQVAATVWDIHGRRTPMEPVWRGLDVVDPTRPDEGVSAGARRGATDELMARAGLRDVSGTELAVTVTHPSFEEWWEPYLHGVGPVGDAVAALDDRRRAQLEEVLRDDLGDGPFELTAVAFAVHGRV, from the coding sequence GTGACGTTCGAGGTGGCAGGTGACGCGTACGACCGGTTCATGGGCCGGTACTCCCGGCCCCTCGCCCTCGCCCTCGTGGACTGGCTCGGCCCCGACCCCGGCAGCCGGGTGGTCGACGTCGGCTGCGGACCCGGCGCCCTGACCGGCGTCCTGGTCGACCGGCTGGGCGCCGAGCACGTCGCGGCGGCCGACCCCACGGCGCCGTTCGTCGAGGCGTGCCGCGAGCGGAACCCCGGGGTCGACGTGCGCCGGGCACCGGCGGAGGACCTGCCGTTCGACGACGGCTCGTTCGACGTCGCGGCAGCCAACCTGGTCGTGCACTTCATGGCGGACCCCGTCGCGGGCCTCACCGAGATGGCCCGCGTGACCAGGTCTGGCGGCCAGGTCGCCGCGACGGTGTGGGACATCCACGGGCGACGCACGCCCATGGAGCCGGTCTGGCGCGGACTCGACGTGGTCGATCCCACGCGGCCGGACGAGGGCGTGTCGGCGGGCGCGCGCCGGGGCGCCACCGACGAGCTGATGGCGCGTGCCGGGCTCCGCGACGTGTCGGGCACCGAGCTCGCGGTGACGGTCACCCACCCGAGCTTCGAGGAGTGGTGGGAGCCCTACCTCCACGGAGTCGGTCCGGTCGGCGACGCCGTGGCCGCGCTCGACGACCGGCGCCGCGCCCAGCTGGAGGAGGTCCTCCGCGACGACCTCGGCGACGGTCCGTTCGAGCTGACCGCGGTCGCGTTCGCCGTCCACGGGCGGGTCTGA
- a CDS encoding alpha/beta fold hydrolase, with protein MLVSERIGQFFVESDGGRDRLEYTEYGSGDEWVVLLHGLLMPRRMHQPLARAMAAQGLHVVTLDLLGHGRSDQPADPLVYSMTSFGEQVVALLDHLGAEQAVIGGTSLGANVSLEVAVLAPERVKGLVVEMPVLDNALVAGLLAFVPIMLAARYLPFTANTLQKASRSVPRGLVPFWAGVALDTVDHRADSVAAVLHGVIYGRLAPSSSQRRAIRAPVLLVGHPVDPIHPFVDADMLAAELPDVRFERATSILEWRTRPERLTRAAADFARECWAAPTPRRARTRKR; from the coding sequence ATGCTGGTCAGCGAGCGCATCGGGCAGTTCTTCGTCGAGTCCGACGGCGGACGGGACCGGCTCGAGTACACCGAGTACGGCTCGGGCGACGAGTGGGTCGTGCTGCTGCACGGCCTGCTCATGCCCCGCCGGATGCACCAGCCGCTCGCACGGGCGATGGCCGCGCAGGGCCTGCACGTCGTCACCCTCGACCTGCTCGGGCACGGCCGCTCCGACCAGCCTGCGGACCCGCTCGTCTACTCGATGACCTCGTTCGGCGAGCAGGTCGTGGCGCTGCTCGACCACCTCGGCGCCGAGCAGGCCGTGATCGGTGGCACCTCGCTCGGCGCCAACGTGTCACTGGAGGTCGCGGTCCTCGCGCCCGAGCGGGTCAAGGGCCTCGTCGTCGAGATGCCGGTGCTGGACAACGCGCTCGTCGCCGGGCTGCTGGCGTTCGTCCCGATCATGCTGGCCGCGCGCTACCTCCCCTTCACCGCCAACACGCTGCAGAAGGCGTCGAGGTCCGTGCCGCGGGGACTCGTGCCGTTCTGGGCGGGCGTCGCGCTCGACACCGTCGACCACCGCGCCGACTCGGTCGCCGCGGTGCTGCACGGCGTGATCTACGGCCGGCTCGCGCCGTCGTCGAGCCAGCGACGCGCGATCCGCGCACCCGTGCTCCTGGTCGGTCACCCGGTCGACCCGATCCACCCGTTCGTCGACGCCGACATGCTCGCCGCCGAGCTGCCCGACGTGCGGTTCGAGCGGGCCACGTCGATCCTCGAGTGGCGCACGCGCCCCGAACGGCTGACCCGGGCGGCCGCCGACTTCGCCCGCGAGTGCTGGGCGGCACCCACCCCGCGCCGAGCACGCACGCGGAAACGCTGA
- a CDS encoding isoprenyl transferase, protein MKRAVRQPTPHPSGATPPPVPKDLVPEHVAIIMDGNGRWAKERGLPRTKGHEQGESSLFDVVEGAIEVGVKAISAYAFSTENWSRTPDEVRFLMGFNRDVIRRRRDEMHELGVRVRWAGRAPRLWKSVIKELQVAEEMTRDNDVLTLTMCVNYGGRAELADAARSIAREVAAGRLNPDKVDEKVFAKHLYVPELPDADLVWRTSGEQRLSNYMLWQAAYSEMVFTDVLWPDVDRRHLWQAVETYASRDRRYGGAVPNQASPHGEG, encoded by the coding sequence GTGAAGCGCGCCGTCCGACAGCCGACCCCGCACCCGTCAGGCGCGACGCCGCCTCCGGTCCCGAAGGACCTCGTCCCGGAGCACGTCGCGATCATCATGGACGGCAACGGCCGGTGGGCGAAGGAGCGAGGACTGCCGCGCACGAAGGGCCACGAGCAGGGGGAGAGCAGCCTGTTCGACGTCGTGGAGGGCGCGATCGAGGTCGGCGTGAAGGCCATCTCGGCCTACGCGTTCTCGACCGAGAACTGGTCGCGCACGCCCGACGAGGTGCGCTTCCTGATGGGCTTCAACCGCGACGTGATCCGCCGCCGACGCGACGAGATGCACGAGCTCGGCGTCCGGGTCCGATGGGCGGGTCGTGCGCCGCGGCTCTGGAAGTCGGTCATCAAGGAGCTCCAGGTCGCGGAGGAGATGACCCGCGACAACGACGTGCTGACGTTGACGATGTGCGTCAACTACGGCGGTCGTGCCGAGCTCGCCGACGCGGCGCGCTCGATCGCGCGTGAGGTCGCGGCCGGCCGGCTCAACCCCGACAAGGTCGACGAGAAGGTGTTCGCGAAGCACCTCTACGTCCCCGAGCTGCCCGACGCCGACCTGGTCTGGCGCACGTCGGGGGAGCAGCGGCTCTCGAACTACATGCTGTGGCAGGCGGCCTACAGCGAGATGGTCTTCACCGACGTGCTCTGGCCCGACGTCGACCGCCGCCACCTGTGGCAGGCCGTCGAGACGTACGCCAGCCGTGACCGCCGCTACGGCGGTGCCGTCCCCAACCAGGCGAGCCCCCACGGCGAGGGCTGA
- the recO gene encoding DNA repair protein RecO yields the protein MPLYRDEAVVLRTHKLGEADRIITLLTRQHGRVRAVAKGVRRTTSRWGSRLEPFTHVDLQLADGRSLDVITQAETLDPFHARLGLDYDRYTAGTVMLETAERLVTEEKEPAVQQFLLLVGGLRAMSGAEHPAKQVLDSYLLRSLSVAGYAPSFDHCVQCGVEGPHRFFNPSAGGVMCSADKLPGSATPAQETVRVLGALLVGDWPVVHAADPRHLREASTLVSAYLAWHLERGLRSMAYVER from the coding sequence GTGCCCCTCTACCGCGACGAGGCGGTCGTGCTGCGCACCCACAAGCTGGGCGAGGCCGACCGCATCATCACCCTGCTGACGCGTCAGCACGGGCGGGTGCGCGCCGTCGCCAAGGGAGTGAGGCGTACGACGTCGCGCTGGGGCTCGCGGCTGGAGCCGTTCACCCACGTGGACCTGCAGCTGGCCGATGGCCGCAGCCTGGACGTGATCACCCAGGCCGAGACCCTCGACCCGTTCCACGCGCGCCTCGGGCTCGACTACGACCGCTACACCGCCGGCACGGTGATGCTCGAGACCGCCGAGCGGCTCGTCACCGAGGAGAAGGAGCCGGCGGTCCAGCAGTTCCTGCTGCTCGTCGGCGGCCTCCGGGCGATGTCGGGCGCCGAGCACCCCGCCAAGCAGGTCCTCGACTCCTACCTGCTCCGCTCGCTGTCGGTCGCCGGCTACGCGCCGTCCTTCGACCACTGCGTGCAGTGCGGGGTGGAGGGTCCCCACCGGTTCTTCAACCCGTCCGCGGGCGGCGTCATGTGCAGTGCCGACAAGCTGCCCGGCTCGGCGACGCCCGCGCAGGAGACGGTCCGGGTGCTCGGTGCGCTGCTCGTGGGCGACTGGCCCGTCGTGCACGCCGCCGACCCCCGCCACCTCCGCGAGGCGAGCACGCTGGTCTCGGCCTACCTCGCCTGGCACCTCGAGCGCGGGCTGCGCTCGATGGCCTACGTCGAGCGCTGA